The Corallococcus silvisoli genome contains the following window.
GCGCAGCAGCGTCTCCACCTCGTCCGCGGGCAGCAGGTCCGCCTTGTTCCACACCATCAGGCGCGGCTTCTCCATCAGGCCCAGCGAATTCAGGATGGTCTCCACCGCCTCCACCTGGTCGTCGCGCGCGGGGTCGCCCGCGTCCACCACGTGCAGGAGCAGGCTGGCGTCGTAGAGCTCCTCCAGCGTCGCGCGGAAGGCGGCCACCAGGTCCTTGGGCAGGTCCCGGATGAAGCCCACCGTGTCGGTGATGATGACCTCGCGCTCCTGCGGGAAGCGCAGCCGCCGGCTGGTGGGGTCCAACGTGGCGAACAGCTTGTCCTCGGCCAGCACCTCCGCGTTGGTGATGGCGTTGAGCAGCGTGGACTTGCCCGCGTTGGTGTAGCCCACGATGGAGATGACCGGCACCTCGCGCCGGTTGCGCTGGGCCCGCCGGACGCCGCGCTCGCGGCTGATGACGTCGATGCGGCGCTCCAGGTTCGTGATGCGCTCGCGCACGCGGCGGCGGTCGATTTCAAGCTTCGTCTCACCCGGGCCGCGGCCGCCCACGCCACCACCCATGAGCCGGCTGAGCGAGTCATCCCCCTGCACCAGCCGGGGCAGGCGGTACTTCAGCTGCGCCAGCTCCACCTGGAGCTTGCCCTCCGCCGTCTGCGCGCGCTGCGCGAAGATGTCCAGGATGAGCTGCGTGCGGTCCAGGATCTTCAGGCTCGTCGCGTCCCCGATGTGGCGGCCCTGCGACGGGGTGAGGTCCTTGTCGAAGATGAGCAGGTCGACCATGGACTGCATGGAGCGCAGGTTCAGGTCCTCCAGCTTGCCCCGGCCGATGAGGTAGCGCGGATCCGCTTCCCGCTTCATCTGGAGCACGCTGTCCACCACCTCCACGCCCGCGGTGCGCGCCAGCTCCTTCAGCTCCGCCAGCGAGGACTCCGCCCGCGCGCGGTTGCCGTCCAGGCACACCGCCACCAGGATGGCGCGCTCGCGTCCGGACACCGTGCGCGCGGCCGCCTTGCGGTTGAACTCCTCCTCCAGCGCGTCCAGCGTCGCCAGCAGGTCCGGCTGTTCGACGTGCACGGAGGGCAGGGTGGACAGGTGCCAGAACTCCCCCGAGCCGTTCTCCGGCACCAGGTAGGCCCAGTGCAGCACGCCCGGCAGGCCTTCGTTCCCCACGCCCACGGCGGCCACGCAGTCCAGGCGCAGGAGCGCGAGGTCCGTGAGGTCGTCCTTCGTCAGGGGCTCGCTCTTCAGGTGCGTGTGGACCAGCCGCAGGCCGCGCAGGCGGATCTGCCCGGCGCGCGCACGGCCGATGTCCGGCAGCTCCAGCTTGTGCGCGTTGCCCACCACGACGTGTTCGATGTCGCCCTTGCGGTTGATGAGGACGCCCACCTGCCGGTTGAGCTCGTGCGAGAGCTCGGTGAGGTGGCGGGCAAGCTCCACGGACACGATTTCGCGCGGATCCACGCGGCGGCGGAAGGTGTTGCGCAGCCGCTGCTGCTCGCTCGACTTCAGGCCCAGGGTGTTGCCGAAGATTTCCTTCAAACCGTTTCTCCTGGCGCGGGCATCGAAGGGTCCGCGCTGCTTTCAAGGCGTTGGATGGACTGGAGGCCCCCGCGTTTCATGACAAAGCCACCGTCCCGCCCGCCACGAAGCCTGGTGAACAGCCGGGCCGCGCGCGTCCTTTCCGTTTCCAGCCTACGCTGCCCACCGTGACTGATTCCGCACGCAACGCCCTGCGCGGGGCTCGCCGCGTGGTGGTGAAGATTGGGACCAACGCGCTGACCAGCGCCACGGGCCGCTTCAACCGCGCCCACTTCGACTCGCTGGGCCAGGACCTGCTGTGGGCCGCCCAGGGACGGGAGCTGGTGGTGGTGTCCAGCGGCGCCATCGCGCTGGGCATGGAGCGGCTGGGCCTGCCCTCGCGCCCCCGGGACATCCCGGGCAAGCAGGCGTGCGCGGCGGTGGGGCAGAGCCGCCTGATGCAGGCGTACGAAGAGGCCTTCAGCCACGCGTCCCGGACGGTGGCCCAGGTGCTGCTCACCCACGAGGACGTGCAGGAGCGCCGGCGCTACCTCAACGTGAAGCACGCCCTGGACCGGCTGCTGGCCGCGGGCGTGGTGCCGGTCATCAACGAGAACGACACCGTGTCGGTGGACGAGCTCAAGTTCGGAGACAACGACACGCTGGCCAGCCTGGTGGCCGGCGTGGTGGAGGCGGACGCGCTGGTCCTCCTGTCGGACGTGGAGGGCCTGCACACCGCCGACCCGCGCAAGGACGCGGACGCGCGCCTCATGGCCTCCGTGCCGCGCGTCACCGCCGACGTGCTGGCCCTGGCCGGCGACGCCACCAGCGCCGTGGGCACCGGAGGCATGGCCTCCAAGGTGCGCGCCGCCGCCCGCGCCGCGGAGCTGGGCATCCCCTGCGTCATCACCTCCGGCGCGGTGCCCGGCCGCCTGAGGGGCGTGCTCCAGGGCGAGGCGGTGGGCACGCTCTTCGAGCCCGCCGGACGCAGGAGCGCGCGCACCGCGTGGATCGCCCACGCCCTGCGGCCCCGGGGCCGGCTGGTGGTGGACGCGGGCGCGAAGCAGGCCATCGTCACCGGCAAGCGGAGCCTGCTGCCCAGCGGCGTGACGGCCGTGGAGGGGGAGTTCGGCCGGGGGGACCCGGTGGACCTGTCGGACGCGGACGGGGAGGTGTTCGCCCGGGGCCTGTCCACGTACGACGCCAACGAGCTCCGGCGCATCGCCGGACGGCGGAGCGCGGACATCGAGGCGGTGCTGGGCTACCGCTATCTGGATGAGGCGGTGCACCGCGACGACCTGGCGGTGCTGTAGCGGCCGTGGGCGCAAGCCGCCTAGATGGAGCTGGAGACGGACTTCACCGTGCCGGGCGTCTCCTCCGTGAGCCGCATCAGCGCGCGGAACTCAGGGGAGTCCACCTTCATCAGGAGCAGCGAGACCTCCAGCTCCCCCGGCACCCGGCCAAGCTGGAGCTTGCGCTCCTGGCCGTGCAGCAGGGCGAGCTGGGAGTGGCCTTCGCCCTCCGGCAGGGACAGGTCCACCTGGAGCTGGAACGAGTCGCCCTCGCCCTTCGGCGTGAGCACCAGCCGGTAGTCCGGCACCGTCGCGCCCGGGCGGCGGCGCTCGGCGCGCAGGGTGCGGCCCGCTTCCCCGAGCAGCTTGGGCTGGGCGATGAGCCGCCCGTCGCGCCGGACCTCCAGCGCGAAGTAGAGCGGCTCCGAGCGCGCGTGCGCCGGGGCGGAGACCAGGGCCAGCAGCACCAGCGCCAGCCCGGGCAGCCACGTCTTCAGCAGGGAGGTGCGGTTCATGGGTGTGCCCTCGTCAAAGCCTCGGTCCGCCGTGTCGGCCCCACGGCAGCCAACGGGGCCTCCAAGAGGACCCGCTGTCACTTCGCACTCAAAAATCGACAGGGCCCAAGGAATAACCCAGGCGCGCCCCAAGCGCGAGCCCCACGCCCCCGGTTGTCTGCTGCCTCGCGGACGAAACAGGGGGTACATGGCAATACCTGCTTGCCTGTTCAGGTCGGGGCAGCTATCCCGTCCTGGACGGCGCCAGCCATCTCCGCTGTTCCCCCCTCGTCCCTTCCCCGGACCCCCCTTCCCCCACCCCGGAAGTCCCCG
Protein-coding sequences here:
- the proB gene encoding glutamate 5-kinase, which encodes MTDSARNALRGARRVVVKIGTNALTSATGRFNRAHFDSLGQDLLWAAQGRELVVVSSGAIALGMERLGLPSRPRDIPGKQACAAVGQSRLMQAYEEAFSHASRTVAQVLLTHEDVQERRRYLNVKHALDRLLAAGVVPVINENDTVSVDELKFGDNDTLASLVAGVVEADALVLLSDVEGLHTADPRKDADARLMASVPRVTADVLALAGDATSAVGTGGMASKVRAAARAAELGIPCVITSGAVPGRLRGVLQGEAVGTLFEPAGRRSARTAWIAHALRPRGRLVVDAGAKQAIVTGKRSLLPSGVTAVEGEFGRGDPVDLSDADGEVFARGLSTYDANELRRIAGRRSADIEAVLGYRYLDEAVHRDDLAVL
- the hflX gene encoding GTPase HflX gives rise to the protein MKEIFGNTLGLKSSEQQRLRNTFRRRVDPREIVSVELARHLTELSHELNRQVGVLINRKGDIEHVVVGNAHKLELPDIGRARAGQIRLRGLRLVHTHLKSEPLTKDDLTDLALLRLDCVAAVGVGNEGLPGVLHWAYLVPENGSGEFWHLSTLPSVHVEQPDLLATLDALEEEFNRKAAARTVSGRERAILVAVCLDGNRARAESSLAELKELARTAGVEVVDSVLQMKREADPRYLIGRGKLEDLNLRSMQSMVDLLIFDKDLTPSQGRHIGDATSLKILDRTQLILDIFAQRAQTAEGKLQVELAQLKYRLPRLVQGDDSLSRLMGGGVGGRGPGETKLEIDRRRVRERITNLERRIDVISRERGVRRAQRNRREVPVISIVGYTNAGKSTLLNAITNAEVLAEDKLFATLDPTSRRLRFPQEREVIITDTVGFIRDLPKDLVAAFRATLEELYDASLLLHVVDAGDPARDDQVEAVETILNSLGLMEKPRLMVWNKADLLPADEVETLLRSRGGVAISAAKREGLATLLAKADTTLFAEGASESIGVV